CATTTCGTCATCCACCTGCACACCGTGAACGGCGTCGGCGTGGCGGCGCAGAAGGACGGGCTGCTGCCGATCAGCCAGAACGCCTGCCTGCTGCAGCATCAGGTGGCTTATCATGGCTATGAAGGCCTGGCCCTGCACCACGAGGAGCGCGAACGCCTGGTGGCCGATCTGGGCGACAAGCCGCTGATGTTGCTGCGCAATCATGGAACCCTGGCGGTCGGCGAAACGGCGGCTCAGGCCTGGGTGGGCATCTTCTTCCTCGAGCGCGCCTGCGCCCAGCAGGTGGCCGCCCTCTCGGCTGGGCGCGACAACGTCCTGATCGCTCCCGACGCCGCCCAGGCCGAGACGAAGGAGCAGGGACGGGGGATCGGCTTCGTCTCGGCCCTGGCCTGGCCGGGCGCCTTGCGGCAGTTGGAGCGGAAGTCGCCCGGTTACGACGAGTGATCCGGGCGGGGGGCGGCCCTTTCTGGGGGCGAAGCGTCGGCCTTCTGGCCGGCCTGGCGGCGCTGTCGTCGGCCGAGACGGCGGGCGCCGGCGCCTGGAACCTGCCCAAGGGCGAAGGGCAGGCCATCGTCAAATATGAAGGCATCCGCGCCGACGCGGCCTTTTCGCCTGATGGGAGACGGGTCGATCTGCCGGGCGGACGACGCGACAGCGCGGCTTCCGTCCTGGTCGAATACGGGCTGGACGACCGCTTCACCCTGCAGATGAAGGGCGAGGGGCAGGACGGACGCGACGCCTATGTCGACTATCAGGCGCTCGGTCCGCTTGAGATCGGCGTCCGCTGGCAGGCCTATCGCGACGATCACAACGTCGCCGCCGTCTATGTCGGATACGCCCAGGGCGGCGCGGGGCGCAACGCGGGTTATGCCCTGCCCGGCGCGGGCGACAGCGACTGGGAGGTCCGCGCCCTGGCCGCCCGCGCCTTCGGCGGCGAGGGCGGCTGGCTGGGGCAGGGCGGCTTTATCGAGGTCCAGGCGGCGCGACGCTGGCGTGGCGGCCTGCCGGACGAGACGCGGCTGGACCTGACGGCAGGCCTGCATCTGAATGGCGACTGGATGGCGCTGGGGCAGGTCTTCAGCGGCGCCGCCGAGGGCGAAGCGGGGGCGCGCTGGCTGTCGATGGAAACCTCCATGGTCCGCCGGTTCGGCGATTGGAGGCTGCAGGCCGGATGGCGTCAGGCTGTTTCGGGACGCGAAATTCCTGCGGGCCAAGGGCCGGTCGTCGGAATCTGGCGTCGATTTTAGTCTGGAAATCCGCGACGGAATCCGACCTTTCCTGCGTTACAGATACTTTATTTGCGTAACGGCGGTGACCCGTTAAGCGGGAGCGCTTGTTGTCGGGGAGACTGCGTCGCGTGTTCAAACGCCATTTTTTCATTATCGGCGCGGCCTGCGTATTCGGGCTGATGATCGTGGCGGCGGTCCTCAAGATCGCCTTCAGCGACGGCGATGCGGGCAAGCAGCGGGGGCCGGGGGGACCCGGCGGCGGTCGCGGCCAGGTGGTGGCCGAGGTCGTGGCGAGCCCACGTGAATTCGCTGATCAGATCCGGGTGCTGGGCGTCGCGCGCAGCCGCCGCTCGGTCAACATCACCTCGAACACGACCGAGCTGGTGACGCGGGTCATGTTCACCGACGGTCAGGCCGTAGCGGCGGGGGCGCCCCTGGTCGAACTGCAGGCGCGCGAGGAAGACGCCGATCTGATCCGCGCCCGGGCCCAGCTGGAAAGCGCTCAGCGCGACTACGACCGCTACCGCATCCTGGCCGAGCGCGGCGTGGCGCCGCGCGTCCTGGCCGAGACGG
The nucleotide sequence above comes from Brevundimonas naejangsanensis. Encoded proteins:
- a CDS encoding class II aldolase/adducin family protein, translating into MADAALSLKSQVSEAEWKARVELAALYRLVALQGWDDMIFTHISARVPGPEKHFLINPYGWYFDEITASCLVKVDLDGNIVQDTTSFINPAGFTIHSAVHAARDDAHFVIHLHTVNGVGVAAQKDGLLPISQNACLLQHQVAYHGYEGLALHHEERERLVADLGDKPLMLLRNHGTLAVGETAAQAWVGIFFLERACAQQVAALSAGRDNVLIAPDAAQAETKEQGRGIGFVSALAWPGALRQLERKSPGYDE